Within the Mobula birostris isolate sMobBir1 chromosome 31, sMobBir1.hap1, whole genome shotgun sequence genome, the region CTAAAACACCCTGTACAGGTCGTTACGACATGACTCCGTAACCCAACAGTTCGCAAGCGGACCGAGTTCCCACTCGACAGGCGGTACCGGCAACCCCACAGCAGCCGTAAATCCAACCCACCCGGCGCGCAAGCCATCGTCCGTATGTACGGCCCGTACGTAAACCGGAGGTTCGTAACCTGGGGAGACGTTGTAATGGGAATCTCCGGTTTAAAAACGATCGGTAGCTGCGACTATCCCCTCCCCCCGCAGCCCgcttcaccccccccaccccccacgcaCTCACCATCATTGCATACGCGAATGCCACAATGTTGACGGGATAGGACGGGCAGAAACAGGAGAGCATGGTGAGGATGAGGTATTTCCGCGGCATCTTCGCTTCTTGGGCTTCATTGTCGGTGTCGCAGACGGGGACCTCCTCCAACGATGGCTTTAAATCCGACTTGATGCCCGCACCAGACATGAGGGAAGTGAACGGGAGCTTTGGGCGCCGGACTCCGATTCACACTGGCTTGGTTGACAAACTCGGAGCAAATCGACGCTGACCTCGTTTTATCGGGTCATCCAGACGGGACAATTCGACCCCATCGCTGCCCAACCGATAACTACAAATCACTGAAGTTCCGGCGCGAGCTGagtatttaatttgatttagtcTTCAGGAGAGGGTTCATAAACATCCATCCTCTAAAACAATTTTGTGTTAATCTATCACCTTAATTAATGAAGTTACTTTCCCCAATCACTCGGGTTCCCCAATCACTTCCACCCTTCCACAgcaccaaccaccactactttatcatttcctctcGGTCATTttatatacagacactcctgtcctTGCGTCACTCTCTATGGACACGTTTAATCTAAGTATGCAAGCCACCttcatatttatatttactgtgcttTTTATCACTGATTTTTTtctttattgtgtttttgtgctgcatcggatcccaggtaaattattttcttcttcacacttgtgtactggaaatgacattaaacaatctggaaTCTCATTATTTGATTACcatctgtaaatatttcttaaaGTATTTTcttattatattcattaacatttTGCTCTCTAACAAGAATTGCTCAGGTATTCCTGAATTTTGTTTTGATAATCCCCCAAACCTTATTGAAAATGTTTAGTAAATATTTTCTCCCCAAACAGTGAAGTTTATCATCTTTTGTAGTGATTATTAATTCTATACTCCCTGCTGCTTGTGTTGACTTGCCCTCTACAagatattttattctctatcttTTGGAATGATTGATTATTAATCCCCTGTCAGCAGACCTTACATCTCACTCTCTGTAATCTCCCACACTCAGTAAGCAGTGATTATTGATCTGCCACATGTGGTGACCACTGACCTCTCACCCTCAGTAACTAGGAAATATTGATCTCCCATCCTTTAATTACTGGCTATTGATCTCATATACTGAGCATCAATTTTCACACTTGACCACTGTGCTGAAGTACCAGCTAACACAAAATAATACACATTTATACAAAATGCTGTATTGCTGGATTTGATGGTACTACTGTTTGAGGTGTTGAAGGGGGTGATAATGGAGATGGTGGTTGTACTGTTTGAGGTGTTGAGATAGATGGTGGTTGCACTGTTTGGggtgttgaagaagaaggaagtggAGATGGTGGTTGTACTGTTTGGGGTATTGAAGGAGAACGAGATTGAGATGGTGGTTGTACTGTTTGAGGTGTTGAAGGACGATGCCATAGAGATAGTAGTTATACTAGTTCTCATCTTCCAAATTTACACAAATTCTAAAACGATTCCAATGGATTGGAAGATAGCTGATGTAACCCCACTAATTAAGGAAGGCGAGAGATCTGTCAGTGGAGGGAGATGCTGTTATCTATTGCTAAGGAAGTGGTAACAGGCACTTTGAAATAACGTAGAACTGAGGCATACAACACTATTAAAAGTTATTTTTCCAATGTTAatcttttatttaaatggaaaaaaGCTATGAGAATTTTGTCTATTTCAATAAGTATTGATTAATCAGCCTGATGTTTTAGCAGAGTCAAAATAAACTTATGAAAGGGAAATCGTGTCTGATAAATCTGTTACAAAATTAGAGGTGTATCTAGTAAAATAGGCAAGGGTAAATGAGTTGATGTGATGTATTTGGGCTTTCAGAAATTATCAGTAAGTGGCACATTTGGGATTATCAAACCAAGTTAGAGTGCATGATTTTGGAGGTAATATACAGGTATGGATTGAGAATTGAAGACAGAAAAAGCAGTGAGATTAGGTGGGTTATTTTCAGGTTGGGAGACTGTGATTCTTGAGATCTCTAGAGTTTGCTATGGGTGAAGTCAGCTATTATGAGATAAgggcaacaaagaggtggtcgcagGAGCAGGGGAGCGGCTAGGGATTACTTTGAgcagtggactgggctgtattcatggaCTCATCAGGGGATGTGAATGACTACGCCATGGTTGTCATGAAGTTTATAAAAAGCGTTGTAGATGTGTGTAACTCTCGGTTCGGCCAGCAGCTTAATCTAGAGGATGATAGCCcccggcctggccaaacttaagaaatctcctttgggtggatgctgtgcgatgtgttccctgttacaaatcagtaccacgacgTAACAgatagtacacaatatgcaattaaatgattgagctttataattcttattttgactatatggttagtaaagaaacaaaaaacagaaaagggcccattctcacaaaacagtctaatgtgcaatgttggagctcactgataaggccggccgtccaccatcgacctcctcggATCGTCTCTGACCATCGGACCCTCACACCAAGTCCACCccatccggcggtctaccaactctctccattcatgtcttctcaCCTCATCTCTCCCTGGCCAAAGACTgtgaaatccctgctcccagacacacaagaatgaacaacatccctctcattggatagccccatgttccaaagccccgttatctctagtcataacccaaacattgcattacattagcagtgaaaccttacagcacatTACATGTGTTTTTGCTAACCGGATCCTCTGGATGAATTATGAGATACGCAATAGTTGAAGGCCAGATCAGTGCCATTCAGGTTTGCTGACCAAGTTAATTACTggaggtccaggtacaatttcTGGAAAGCAATCTCATGTGTGAAGTGAGAATTCCAGACCAaatttgaatcactgaaggatgctcgacgggtgtggcagggcttgaatgccatcacctcctataacgtgaaaccaagtgacatataTGACAAGGCTTCGCTTCCAGAagaactcaatgccttttatgcccaCTCTGACAGTCCGAACATGTAGGCACATTCATACACTTCCACAGGCCCTGATGACCTGgggatttcagtctctgaggccaacatgagggcatctttcaggagggtgaacccatggaaagcatcaggCCGAGACGGGGTACCCGGCCGAGCACTGAAGACCTATGCTGATCATCTGGCtgaagtgttcactgagatctttaacctttcactttggcagtctgaggtcaagcaggcttcaattatacctgtGTCCTAGAAGGACCTGGTAttctacctcaatgactatcgtccagtagcacttacattcattgtgatgaagtactttaagagtttggtaatgaaacatataaaactcctgcctgagaagtgattcagatccactccaatttgatTACCATCATAACAGGTCAATaaaagatgccatttcattggctttttactcagccctggaacatctggacagcaaaggtgcatacatcaggatgctcttcagtgactacagcttggcattcaatactaccatcccctcaaagctaatcaataagcatcAAGACCTAGATCTCACAactccttgtgcaactgaatctttgagttccagcatctgtagatttgtgtgtgtttgtgtgagtcctgatgaacggtcttggcAAGAAACgaagactgtttactcttttccatagatgctgcctggcctgctgagttcctccagcattttgtgtctgtgctttgattttcagcatctgcagatttccttgtggatccttgatttcctcacttgcagaccccagtccgtttagattggcaacaacatacCCTCACAATCTCCATAGCACAGATGcatcacaaagctgtgtgcttagccccctgcactTTATACTTTTGACTGTGAGGTTAAGCAGAGCTCCAATGCCTTACTTAAGTTTGTTGACAGCATCACTGTTGTTGGTTCGAATCAAAGGTGGCAAAGAAACAGCACAtaatgtaggagggagattgaaaatctggctgagtggtgccagaacaagaccctctcactcaatgtcaacaccTTCCTTCACAGACATCCCATCCCCATCTTCCTTCACAGACGTCCCATCCCCATCTTACTTCACAGACATCTCATCCTCATCTTACTTCACAGACATCCCATCCCCATCTTCCTTCACAGACGTCCCATCCCCATCTTACTTCACAGACATCCCATCCCATCTTCCTTCACAGACATCGCATCCCCATCTTCCTTCCTTCTCATCCCCATCTTCCTTAAGAGACATCCCATCCCCATCTTCCTTCAGAGACATCCCATCCCATCTTCCTTCACAGACATCTCATCCCCATCTTCTTTCACAGACATCTCATCCTCATCTTACTTCACAGACGTCCCATCCTCATCTTCCTTCACAGACATCTCATCCCCATCTTCCTTCACAGACATCTCATCCTCATCTTACTTCACAGACGTCCCA harbors:
- the LOC140190942 gene encoding transmembrane protein 233-like, with translation MSGAGIKSDLKPSLEEVPVCDTDNEAQEAKMPRKYLILTMLSCFCPSYPVNIVAFAYAMMALHSYNRGDVDGGKKLGHMATLVSIAAIITGLIVITIYCIVHFSMQQ